The proteins below come from a single Rosa rugosa chromosome 2, drRosRugo1.1, whole genome shotgun sequence genomic window:
- the LOC133733208 gene encoding GDSL esterase/lipase At5g45920 produces MRPKIYLFGDSITEESFGDGGWGASLAHQFSRTVDVVLRGYSGYNTRWAQKVLERVFPGSQDGGGEAPLAVTVFFGANDACLPDRCSGFQHVPVDEYKQNLRSIVSFLKKQWPTTHIILITPPPIDEDGRLQFPYIENPLNQPERTNEAAGAFAEACVAVARESGLPVIDLWTKMQQFPDWQKAHLRDGLHLTPRGNRLVFEEVVAKLRDEGLSLESLPVDLPLIADIDPNDPLKAFQK; encoded by the exons ATGAGGCCGAAGATTTACCTTTTTGGTGATTCGATCACGGAGGAGTCGTTCGGCGACGGTGGCTGGGGTGCTTCTCTTGCCCACCAATTCTCTCGcacg GTTGATGTGGTGCTGAGAGGTTATAGCGGGTACAACACTCGGTGGGCTCAGAAGGTTCTGGAGAGGGTTTTTCCGGGGAGTCAAGACGGCGGCGGTGAAGCGCCTTTAGCTGTCACCGTCTTCTTCGGCGCTAATGACGCTTGCCTTCCCGATAGATGCTCTGGTTTTCAGCACGTGCCGGTTGACGAGTACAAGCAAAACCTCCGCTCCATTGTCTCCTTCCTCAAG AAGCAATGGCCTACTACTCACATTATTCTCATCACACCTCCTCCAATTGATGAAGATGGACGCCTTCA ATTTCCCTATATTGAGAATCCATTGAATCAGCCCGAGAGGACAAATGAAGCTGCTGGTGCTTTTGCAGAGGCTTGTGTCGCCGTAGCTCGAGAAAGTGGTCTTCCAGTAATAGATCTCTGGACCAAAATGCAGCAGTTTCCTGACTGGCAGAAAGCTCATCTAAG GGATGGTTTGCACCTTACTCCGCGGGGAAACAGACTCGTTTTTGAGGAAGTGGTTGCGAAGCTGAGGGATGAAGGATTGAGTCTAGAAAGTTTGCCAGTTGATCTCCCACTTATAGCTGATATTGACCCTAATGACCCTCTTAAGGCTTTTCAGAAGTGA